A single region of the Eublepharis macularius isolate TG4126 chromosome 14, MPM_Emac_v1.0, whole genome shotgun sequence genome encodes:
- the TLR4 gene encoding toll-like receptor 4 — MVRRGALSLLVFITFSLVVIFRTRLIASVNPCVQVTPGITYVCMELNLKGIPSEIPNSTQNLDLSFNPLEVLYSNYFSLVPALRFLDITRCHITKIEDDAFAGLHSLSVLLLTGNPLQFLAPRAFQDLTSLQRLVLVETNLFLLDSLPIGHLMSLQELNLSNNYIDSLKLPKYFSQLIHLKRLILQSNKISSISSGDLDALPTHNLTLVLCRNNIKYIQPRSFKRVYLQELSLRSSFEDNAVMQVGLLNLTGLHVNSLVLGGHRNLRKAESFNKNLLDGLCHMELQKITLICTGDAFGRTDSLSACLNNISTVRFMHTYLKTVYFPKNNNIRHLECKDIRFYHVPFENLASLTELRVLRITDTNTLVEFNLRSEVNWTLKNLETLDLSDNNLYIDLRWLCLKERFSNLMVLNLSFNSLITLSTEVFGPTKLKYLDLQHSRLIGPGRLPTFLCLKTLIYLDISYTSIVITMECSFCGLDSLEVLKMAGNSFKDNQLANAFTNVTKLKILDISYCQLQHVSLSSFDLLHDLRELNISNNKLLDFYPESYMHLQALTILDFHSNQLITLTKKHLENLPSGLKKLDLSQNLFDCSCDRLYFLRWGQEHKDLFINAEMMKCHSPSHLKGTQLMHFDESTCQVSVTTVAVSVSISVIVALSLILVYKFYFHLYYMILLLSGGHSTTDHSKIYDAFVIYSGEDQVWVKQELEDTLESGVPRFRLCLHYRDFRPGVPIITNIIKEGFQSSRKVIAVVSTHFLESRWCNFELEVAQSWQLLDSKASLIFVILEGVDRAALRQKLGLFRYLRRNAYLVWKDREVKRHVFLRQLKSALLEGKTWTEDELKAMLTN, encoded by the exons GTGACTCCAGGCATCACTTACGTTTGCATGGAGCTGAACCTCAAAGGAATTCCATCTGAAATCCCAAACTCTACCCAAAACCTGGATCTGAGCTTCAACCCACTGGAAGTCCTGTACTCAAATTACTTCTCATTGGTTCCTGCATTGAGGTTTCTGGATATTACAAG GTGCCACATCACAAAAATCGAAGACGATGCTTTCGCTGGACTCCATAGCCTTTCTGTCTTGCTTCTGACCGGCAATCCTCTCCAGTTCTTGGCTCCAAGAGCATTTCAGGATTTGACATCTCTGCAAAGACTGGTCCTTGTAGAAACCAACCTCTTCTTACTGGACAGTTTACCCATTGGACATTTAATGTCTCTTCAAGAGCTAAATTTGAGCAATAACTACATAGATTCCTTAAAACTTCCCAAATATTTCTCCCAACTTATACATCTTAAACGTTTGATTCTCCAATCAAATAAGATCTCCTCAATCTCGAGTGGAGACCTGGATGCCTTGCCAACGCACAACCTCACACTTGTGCTGTGtagaaataacataaaatatatcCAGCCGAGGTCTTTTAAAAGAGTTTACCTACAGGAACTGTCCCTGAGATCCAGTTTTGAGGATAACGCTGTCATGCAGGTTGGTCTCCTTAACTTGACTGGCTTACATGTTAACAGTTTAGTGTTGGGCGGACACAGGAACCTTAGGAAAGCAGAGTCCTTTAACAAGAATCTCTTGGATGGTCTCTGTCACATGGAGCTCCAGAAAATAACTCTCATCTGCACTGGAGATGCTTTTGGCAGAACAGATAGTCTTTCTGCCTGTTTGAACAACATCTCCACTGTACGGTTCATGCACACCTACCTTAAGACTGTATACTTCCCTAAAAATAACAACATACGCCATCTTGAATGCAAAGATATTCGGTTTTACCATGTGCCTTTTGAGAATCTGGCTTCCTTGACAGAGCTAAGAGTGCTCCGCATTACTGATACCAATACACTCGTTGAATTTAATTTGCGCTCAGAGGTGAATTGGACTTTAAAGAATCTCGAGACCCTAGATCTCAGTGATAACAACCTTTATATAGATCTTCGCTGGCTATGTCTCAAGGAACGGTTTTCAAACTTGATGGTTTTGAACCTCAGCTTCAATTCACTCATCACATTGTCAACAGAGGTCTTTGGCCCAACCAAACTGAAATATTTGGATTTACAACATTCTAGACTAATAGGTCCAGGAAGGCTCCCGACGTTTCTGTGCCTTAAGACTCTCATTTACCTTGATATATCCTACACCAGCATTGTTATTACCATGGAATGTTCATTTTGTGGCTTGGACAGCCTGGAAGTATTGAAAATGGCTGGCAACTCTTTTAAGGACAATCAGTTGGCTAATGCCTTCACAAATGTCACTAAGCTGAAAATCTTGGACATTTCCTATTGCCAACTGCAGCATGTGTCTCTTAGTAGTTTTGACCTGCTCCATGACCTTCGTGAACTGAACATCAGCAACAACAAGCTCCTGGATTTCTACCCAGAGTCCTATATGCACTTACAGGCCCTCACTATCCTGGATTTCCATAGCAACCAATTGATTACCTTGACCAAGAAGCACCTAGAGAACTTGCCGAGTGGCTTGAAGAAACTGGACCTTTCTCAAAACCTTTTTGACTGTTCCTGTGATCGTTTGTACTTCCTGCGGTGGGGCCAAGAACACAAAGACCTCTTTATAAATGCAGAGATGATGAAGTGTCACAGCCCCTCACACTTAAAAGGTACCCAGCTGATGCATTTTGACGAATCTACTTGCCAAGTCAGTGTAACCACAGTGGCAGTTTCAGTGAGCATTTCTGTGATTGTGGCCTTGTCTTTGATTCTAGTTTATAAGTTCTACTTCCACTTATATTATATGATACTGTTGCTCAGTGGAGGCCATTCCACTACCGATCACAGCAAAATCTACGATGCTTTTGTCATCTACTCTGGGGAGGACCAAGTGTGGGTGAAGCAAGAGCTGGAGGATACACTAGAATCAGGAGTGCCACGCTTCCGCCTCTGCCTCCACTATCGAGACTTCAGACCTGGTGTGCCTATCATAACCAATATTATCAAAGAAGGCTTCCAGAGCAGTCGGAAAGTCATTGCTGTGGTCTCCACCCACTTCCTGGAGAGTCGTTGGTGTAACTTTGAACTTGAAGTTGCTCAGTCTTGGCAGCTACTGGACAGCAAAGCCAGCCTCATCTTTGTTATCCTAGAGGGTGTAGACAGAGCCGCTCTACGACAGAAGCTGGGGTTGTTCCGGTACTTGCGGAGAAATGCCTACTTGGTATGGAAGGACAGGGAAGTCAAACGGCATGTTTTCTTGAGGCAGCTGAAGTCAGCTTTGCTTGAGGGCAAAACATGGACCGAGGACGAGCTGAAAGCCATGTTGACGAACTAG